The genomic stretch ATGCCACCCAGACCCGCGGCCGTGGCCGCCTTGGTGATGGCGCTCGCCGTGCTCTGGGCCCCGATGGACTCGTAGCCCGCCTTGGCCTGGTGCGCGATGCCCGTCACGCCATAGGCGTTGCTCGCGCCCACGATTTCACCCAGCACCGCCGTGCCGTGGTCGCGCCAGCTCCGGTCGGTGTACTGGGTGCCGCCCATGTGGAAGAGGTCGGGCATGTCCTCGTGCGTGGTGCGCCACCCGCCCTCGATGTCCACCACCTTCACGTTCTGCCCCTGGCCGCCACGGACCGTCCACGCGTACTTCGCGTCGATGCCGTCAGGCGCGGCGTTGAGGTATCCCTGGTTGCTCTCGTAGAGCGGTGTGACGGGTGGGAGGTCCGCCGCGGCCAGCAGGCTGCGCACCGCCGCGTCCATGCCGAAGTTCACCATGGCCGGCTCGGGGGGCGGCTCGGCGTAGGCCACCTCGACGCCGTCCAGCGCGTTGAGCGCGGCGACCAGGTCGGCCACGCGCTCGGACGTGGTGCCCGGCATCAAGGGGACTTCGAAGTACAGGTTCAGGTCCGCCAGTTGCTCACCGCTCTGCCGCTCCCCGGAGGCCTTGCGCGCCTCCAGCGTGGACTCGGCGTCGTCGAACAGGCGGGCCATGGCGCCAATGCGGGGCGCGCGCTCCAGCAGTGACATCACATGGCCCAGGTCAGCCTCCATGCGCGCGTCGCCCAGCCCTCGTCTGGCCAGCAGCGAGCGCTCCGCGGCGTCCCGGTCCGACGTCAGGGCCACCAGTTGCTGGTCGCGCAGGCGCACCCGGCTGCCTTCGTGGAACTTCACCACGATGCGCTCCACATAGGTGTCCGCGGCCAGTTCGCGGCCGGTGGGCTTGGCGACAAGCGCGCGTGGCTTCAGTGACTTCGCGGGCGGAGCGGCCACCGCCGTGGGGGCGAAGGCGAGCACCGACAGGGACAGCATCGCGTACCGCAGGGGGCGCATCGACAGGAGCGACGACATCGTCATGGACAGCCTCCACATCGGAAGAGAGGACGGCTGTGTCCCGGGTCCACTTGCACAGTGGACTGGTTCACACGGACATCTTGCATTTCGGGTCTGTCTTGAAATGAGGAGCCGGCGTCCGCAACCGTCCGGAAGCCGACATCGGCGCGCCCTGTTGGAGGAGACGCGCGCCCGCGTCGACGGGGTGCGTCACTGGCGCGGGGGCATCTCTCGTGGAATTGTGGCTCCACCCTGGAACCGGGCTTGTCGCCGCGGCGGGGGACAAGGGCGGTCTTCCGTCCTGGGAGCATCGGTCGATGCGGGTCGCAGGCGCGTTGGGGCAGGGGCTGCTGGTCGCCTTCCGGTTGATGGGCGTGGGGCTTTGGGGCGCGCTGAAGGGCGGAGCGCTCTTCGGTCTGGTGGGGTTGGCGGTGGGCGCGGCCACCTACGCGTTGCCC from Myxococcus xanthus encodes the following:
- a CDS encoding S8 family peptidase; this translates as MTMSSLLSMRPLRYAMLSLSVLAFAPTAVAAPPAKSLKPRALVAKPTGRELAADTYVERIVVKFHEGSRVRLRDQQLVALTSDRDAAERSLLARRGLGDARMEADLGHVMSLLERAPRIGAMARLFDDAESTLEARKASGERQSGEQLADLNLYFEVPLMPGTTSERVADLVAALNALDGVEVAYAEPPPEPAMVNFGMDAAVRSLLAAADLPPVTPLYESNQGYLNAAPDGIDAKYAWTVRGGQGQNVKVVDIEGGWRTTHEDMPDLFHMGGTQYTDRSWRDHGTAVLGEIVGASNAYGVTGIAHQAKAGYESIGAQSTASAITKAATAAGLGGIVLIELHARGPSDGTACSCNTSQCDYIAMEYWQANYDAIKTATANGVIVVEAAGNGSADLDAPAYGSVFNRNTRDSGAIFVGGSTATTRLPMCWTNFGNRVDVHGWGERVYSMGYGNVFGASHGEDQFYTSSFSGTSSASPIVVGAAASAQGVALANGRRLTSTQMRSLLRANGTPQPANTRQIGPLPDLAKVLPKVIAGDY